From Streptomyces sp. NBC_01754, a single genomic window includes:
- a CDS encoding SpoIIE family protein phosphatase — protein MARATARAVDAVGGYAGGVYLRSGTPGLLLMAVLAGLPGRLMRPWCRLHVNRPFPVAEVYRSGRPVYLGDAEVAMRRFPQLMAGLPFPFASLYVPVRSGATTVGVLLVLRHATRGRPVAATDRRRLEDAAEQLGAELTELERDGTPIRWEGEPLAVRLPAGPARPVRVGHFTWDPGSGDVTADDGTRVMFGTEPVNRPPRTMDELTARLPPEDVAGLWTLGSMVARHEGPRVRRLRLCGPDGRALLLELSGRGSSRELTGVLLDTGGDPVVPEATDRLPRGVFTLDRTGRVTYVNRPAEELLGLTRAELSGRTLAEALPWLAKPAYGDQIRAALFSDDPVYFLARHRASEWLSVAMFPGHDGITVTVSPSGRHTDATEGAGGKRGLPPGSPADRAAVLYRPVALAIALTEAMTARQVSAVVTDELLPAFGGRQLAIYLQHERHLHLAWETGFPRGFLDRFEGIGLDAEAPGAEALATGRPLFFESMEKLAEAYPGTPRDTDVGARAFLPLIASGRPVGSCILGFDQPRGFSPEERTGLTALAGLVAQALQRAQRYDSEAALARGLQDALLPHRLPTVAQVETVGRYLPGTLGMDVGGDWYDVIETGSGLALIIGDVQGHGVAAAATMGQLRSAVRAFTLGGHDPQEIVGATNRLLIDLDPGQFASCCYVLLDPVSGRTQAVRAGHPQPVLRHADGRAEVLELPGGVVLGVDPQASYPVTELSLAPGDMLALFTDGLVEQAGEDIDEGIERLRTALAGVGGVPLAEAADRVIAQAGQDENRPDDVALLLAARLARPC, from the coding sequence ATGGCACGCGCCACGGCGCGTGCCGTCGACGCCGTCGGCGGGTACGCGGGCGGTGTCTACCTGCGCTCCGGTACCCCGGGGCTCCTGCTGATGGCGGTACTGGCAGGGCTGCCCGGGCGGCTGATGCGCCCCTGGTGCCGTCTGCACGTCAACCGGCCCTTCCCGGTGGCGGAGGTGTACCGCTCCGGCCGGCCGGTGTACCTCGGCGACGCCGAGGTGGCCATGCGCCGCTTCCCGCAGCTGATGGCGGGGCTGCCGTTCCCCTTCGCGTCGCTGTACGTGCCCGTCCGGAGCGGAGCCACCACCGTCGGCGTACTGCTGGTCCTGCGCCACGCCACCCGGGGCCGCCCCGTCGCAGCCACCGACCGGCGCCGGCTGGAGGACGCCGCGGAACAGCTCGGCGCGGAGCTCACGGAGCTGGAGCGCGACGGTACGCCGATCCGGTGGGAGGGCGAGCCCCTGGCCGTGCGGCTGCCCGCCGGTCCGGCCCGGCCCGTCCGGGTCGGGCACTTCACGTGGGACCCCGGCAGCGGAGACGTCACCGCCGACGACGGGACGCGCGTGATGTTCGGCACCGAGCCCGTGAACCGGCCGCCGCGTACCATGGACGAGCTGACGGCCCGGCTGCCCCCGGAGGACGTGGCCGGGCTGTGGACCCTCGGCAGCATGGTCGCCAGGCACGAGGGGCCCCGGGTGCGCCGGCTGCGGCTGTGCGGCCCGGACGGCCGGGCGCTCCTGCTCGAACTCTCGGGGCGCGGCTCCTCCCGCGAGCTGACCGGGGTACTGCTCGACACCGGGGGCGATCCGGTCGTCCCGGAGGCCACCGACCGGCTGCCGCGCGGGGTGTTCACCCTGGACCGCACGGGGCGTGTCACCTACGTCAACCGTCCGGCCGAGGAGCTGCTCGGCCTCACCCGAGCCGAGCTGTCCGGCCGCACCCTGGCCGAGGCACTGCCCTGGCTCGCGAAACCGGCGTACGGGGACCAGATCCGGGCCGCCCTGTTCTCCGACGACCCGGTGTACTTCCTCGCCCGGCACAGAGCGTCCGAGTGGCTGTCCGTGGCGATGTTCCCCGGCCACGACGGGATCACGGTGACCGTCAGCCCCTCCGGGCGGCACACGGACGCGACGGAGGGCGCCGGCGGGAAGCGGGGCCTCCCGCCGGGCTCACCGGCCGACCGTGCGGCCGTCCTGTACCGGCCGGTCGCGCTGGCCATCGCCCTGACCGAGGCGATGACGGCCCGGCAGGTCTCCGCGGTGGTCACGGACGAGCTGCTGCCCGCGTTCGGCGGCCGGCAGCTGGCCATCTACCTCCAGCACGAGCGGCACCTCCACCTGGCCTGGGAGACCGGCTTCCCGAGGGGTTTCCTGGACCGCTTCGAGGGGATCGGCCTCGACGCCGAGGCCCCCGGGGCGGAGGCGCTCGCCACCGGGCGGCCGCTGTTCTTCGAGTCCATGGAGAAGCTGGCCGAGGCCTACCCCGGCACCCCCCGGGACACCGACGTCGGAGCCCGCGCCTTCCTGCCGCTGATCGCCTCCGGCCGCCCCGTCGGCTCGTGCATCCTCGGCTTCGACCAGCCCCGGGGCTTCAGCCCGGAGGAGCGCACCGGGCTGACCGCGCTGGCCGGGCTCGTCGCCCAGGCCCTCCAGCGGGCCCAGCGCTACGACTCCGAGGCCGCCCTCGCCCGCGGACTCCAGGACGCGCTGCTGCCGCACCGGCTCCCCACCGTCGCACAGGTGGAGACCGTCGGTCGCTATCTGCCGGGCACCCTGGGCATGGACGTCGGCGGCGACTGGTACGACGTCATCGAGACGGGCAGCGGGCTGGCCCTGATCATCGGGGACGTCCAGGGGCACGGGGTCGCCGCGGCCGCCACCATGGGGCAACTGCGCAGCGCCGTACGGGCGTTCACGCTCGGCGGGCACGACCCCCAGGAGATCGTGGGCGCCACCAACCGGCTGCTCATCGACCTCGACCCCGGGCAGTTCGCCAGTTGCTGCTACGTACTGCTCGACCCCGTCAGCGGGCGCACCCAGGCGGTACGCGCCGGGCACCCCCAGCCCGTACTGCGCCACGCCGACGGCCGGGCCGAGGTCCTGGAGCTGCCGGGCGGAGTCGTGCTCGGCGTCGATCCGCAGGCGTCGTACCCGGTCACCGAGCTGAGCCTCGCCCCGGGGGACATGCTCGCCCTGTTCACCGACGGGCTGGTGGAGCAGGCCGGTGAGGACATCGACGAGGGCATCGAACGCCTGCGGACCGCGCTGGCCGGTGTGGGCGGGGTGCCGCTCGCCGAGGCGGCGGACCGGGTCATCGCGCAGGCGGGCCAGGACGAGAACCGCCCCGACGACGTCGCGCTCCTGCTGGCCGCCCGCCTCGCCCGCCCGTGCTGA
- a CDS encoding PfkB family carbohydrate kinase: MTGGPGAVLVLGEALVDLVPSGGDGDLRAAQSGGAPANVAVALARLGTPVAFAGGIGGDGFARAVEARLRAAGVDLGLCARSGLPTALAVAEPGADGTGYHFHLQDTATFRLPDLSAHTAGFGAVYAGGLAAVVDPAARAVRATALAAAEHSLLVVDPNVRLDRTLDPERGRAALRELCGLAHVVKASDEDLERLWPEADPEDTCRTLAEGGRLVVLTRGARGSTAWTAGAPPVSVPAVPVEVVNTIGAGDAFVAGLLSAMASRGAFTGRPAPQEVRALLAFASEVAASVCAHAGTEPAVPVRT; encoded by the coding sequence GTGACAGGCGGACCCGGGGCGGTCCTGGTACTCGGCGAAGCCCTCGTCGACCTCGTGCCCAGCGGCGGGGACGGCGACCTGCGCGCCGCCCAGTCCGGCGGCGCGCCTGCCAACGTCGCCGTCGCCCTGGCACGGCTCGGCACTCCCGTCGCCTTCGCGGGCGGCATCGGCGGCGACGGCTTCGCCCGCGCCGTGGAGGCGCGGCTGCGGGCGGCCGGGGTGGACCTCGGCCTCTGCGCACGCTCCGGTCTGCCCACCGCGCTGGCCGTCGCCGAGCCCGGCGCCGACGGAACGGGCTACCACTTCCACCTCCAGGACACGGCGACGTTCCGGCTGCCGGACCTCTCCGCGCACACCGCCGGATTCGGCGCCGTGTACGCCGGCGGGCTCGCGGCGGTCGTGGACCCCGCGGCTCGGGCCGTACGGGCGACTGCGCTCGCCGCCGCCGAGCACTCCCTCCTCGTGGTGGACCCCAACGTCCGCCTGGACCGCACCCTGGATCCGGAGCGCGGCCGGGCGGCCCTGCGGGAGCTGTGCGGACTCGCGCACGTCGTCAAGGCGAGCGACGAGGACCTGGAGCGGCTGTGGCCGGAGGCGGACCCCGAGGACACCTGCCGGACGCTGGCCGAGGGAGGGCGCCTGGTGGTCCTGACCCGGGGGGCCCGGGGCAGCACGGCCTGGACCGCGGGGGCGCCGCCGGTGTCCGTGCCCGCCGTACCCGTCGAGGTCGTCAACACGATCGGCGCGGGCGACGCCTTCGTCGCGGGCCTGCTGAGCGCCATGGCCTCCCGGGGTGCCTTCACCGGACGGCCGGCCCCCCAGGAGGTGCGGGCCCTGCTGGCCTTCGCCTCCGAGGTCGCCGCGTCGGTGTGTGCCCACGCGGGCACCGAGCCCGCCGTCCCCGTCCGCACCTGA
- a CDS encoding zinc-dependent alcohol dehydrogenase family protein yields the protein MRAAIVEAPGKVSVTTVPDPTPGPREVVVSVASCGLCGTDLHILQGEFAPTLPIVPGHEFAGEVVGTGRDVTELSVGDRVAVDPSLHCHECRYCRIGRGNLCERWAAIGVTVPGGAAEFAVAPVANCVKLPEHVDVKDAALVEPLSCAVRGYDVLNGNLGAEVLIYGSGTMGLMMLELAKRTGAASVDVLDVNPDRLGTAGLLGCSRSAADAKELEQPGGWDVVIDATGNAAAIQDGLGRVAKGGTFLQFGVADYATTAVIEPYRIYNQEITITGSMAVLHSYERAAALFATGVLDPSVFISDRLPLEQYPQAIDRFKAGIGRKTVVEP from the coding sequence ATGCGGGCAGCGATCGTCGAAGCCCCCGGCAAGGTCTCCGTCACCACCGTCCCGGACCCCACCCCCGGACCCCGCGAGGTCGTGGTGTCCGTCGCCTCGTGCGGGCTGTGCGGAACCGATCTGCACATCCTCCAGGGTGAGTTCGCACCCACCCTGCCCATCGTCCCGGGGCACGAGTTCGCCGGCGAGGTCGTGGGAACCGGCCGCGACGTCACGGAGCTGTCCGTCGGCGACCGGGTCGCCGTGGACCCGTCCCTGCACTGCCACGAGTGCCGCTACTGTCGCATCGGCCGCGGCAACCTCTGCGAGCGCTGGGCCGCCATCGGCGTCACCGTCCCCGGCGGCGCGGCGGAGTTCGCCGTGGCCCCCGTCGCCAACTGCGTCAAGCTGCCCGAGCACGTCGACGTCAAGGACGCGGCGCTCGTCGAGCCCCTGTCCTGCGCGGTCCGCGGCTACGACGTACTGAACGGCAACCTCGGCGCCGAGGTGCTGATCTACGGCTCCGGCACCATGGGCCTCATGATGCTGGAGCTCGCCAAGCGCACCGGCGCGGCCTCCGTCGACGTGCTGGACGTCAACCCCGACCGCCTCGGCACCGCGGGCCTCCTCGGCTGCTCCCGGTCCGCGGCCGACGCGAAGGAGCTGGAACAGCCCGGTGGCTGGGACGTCGTCATCGACGCGACCGGCAACGCGGCCGCCATCCAGGACGGTCTGGGACGCGTCGCGAAGGGAGGCACCTTCCTCCAGTTCGGCGTCGCCGACTACGCGACGACCGCGGTCATCGAGCCGTACCGCATCTACAACCAGGAGATCACCATCACCGGCTCGATGGCGGTCCTGCACAGCTACGAACGTGCCGCCGCGCTCTTCGCCACCGGGGTGCTCGACCCGTCGGTGTTCATCAGCGACCGGCTGCCGCTGGAGCAGTACCCGCAGGCCATCGACCGTTTCAAGGCGGGCATCGGGCGCAAGACAGTGGTGGAGCCGTGA
- a CDS encoding carbohydrate ABC transporter permease produces the protein MTATTVPTSSPVVPRPARRAKRRSAALGLLAWAAGLAFCLPALWMLLTSLHAESDAATNPPSVFAPLTLDGYRAFFGADTGVTPWPPLLNSLGASFFSTLLVLLLALPAAYALSIRRVRKWTDVLFFFLSTKMLPVVAGLLPVYLFAKNAGMLDNIWLLVLLYTSMNLPIAVWMLQSFLADVPVSVIEAAQVDGARLPTVLARVIAPMAAPGIAATALICFIFSWNELLFARVLTGVVAQTAPVFLTGFVTSQGLFLAQLCAASVVVSLPVLAAGYAAQDKLVQGLSLGAVK, from the coding sequence ATGACCGCCACCACCGTCCCCACGTCCTCCCCGGTCGTGCCCCGCCCGGCACGCCGGGCCAAGCGGCGCTCCGCGGCACTCGGCCTGCTGGCCTGGGCGGCCGGACTGGCCTTCTGCCTGCCCGCGCTGTGGATGCTCCTGACCTCCCTGCACGCCGAGTCGGACGCGGCGACCAACCCGCCGTCCGTCTTCGCGCCGCTCACCCTCGACGGCTACCGCGCCTTCTTCGGCGCCGACACCGGCGTGACTCCGTGGCCGCCGCTGCTCAACTCCCTGGGCGCCTCCTTCTTCTCCACACTCCTGGTCCTCCTGCTGGCGCTCCCGGCGGCGTACGCGCTCTCCATCCGGCGCGTACGCAAATGGACCGACGTGCTGTTCTTCTTCCTCTCCACCAAGATGCTGCCCGTCGTCGCGGGACTGCTGCCCGTCTACCTGTTCGCCAAGAACGCCGGAATGCTGGACAACATCTGGCTCCTGGTCCTGCTCTACACCTCGATGAACCTGCCGATCGCGGTCTGGATGCTCCAGTCCTTCCTCGCGGACGTGCCCGTCTCCGTCATCGAGGCGGCCCAGGTCGACGGGGCCAGACTGCCGACCGTGCTGGCCCGTGTGATCGCGCCGATGGCCGCCCCGGGCATCGCGGCCACCGCCCTGATCTGCTTCATCTTCAGCTGGAACGAACTTCTCTTCGCCCGGGTGCTCACCGGCGTCGTCGCCCAGACTGCACCCGTGTTCCTCACCGGATTCGTCACCAGCCAGGGCCTGTTCCTGGCCCAGCTGTGTGCCGCCTCCGTCGTCGTGTCCCTGCCGGTGCTCGCCGCCGGCTACGCCGCCCAGGACAAACTCGTCCAGGGCCTCTCTCTGGGAGCAGTGAAATAA
- a CDS encoding carbohydrate ABC transporter permease, translating into MTTAAGTSAPVSAPRTPAPTPGKGRRRAWATRAPLLPALVFLIVVTQLPFVATLVISLFDWNSLNPDKRAFNGLGNYASVFTDAALRDSVVTTVLLTAGVVIATVVLGLALALLLDRTFFGRGMVRTLLITPFLLVPVSAALLWKHALYNPEYGLFNGALSWIGDLFGDTSPGQPDWIADMPLLAVIAALVWQWTPFMMLILLAGLQSRPAEVVEAARLDGASAWQTFRHLTLPHLRRYLELGVLLGAVHIVQNFDAVFTLTAGGLGTANLPYTIYQTFYQAHEYGLASAAGVVVVIGTIIIATFALRVVSSLFSEEANRA; encoded by the coding sequence ATGACCACAGCAGCCGGCACCAGCGCCCCCGTCTCCGCACCTCGCACACCCGCGCCCACCCCGGGAAAGGGCCGACGCAGGGCCTGGGCCACCCGGGCGCCGCTCCTGCCCGCCCTGGTCTTCCTGATCGTCGTCACCCAGCTGCCGTTCGTGGCGACCCTGGTGATCTCGCTCTTCGACTGGAACTCCCTCAACCCCGACAAACGCGCCTTCAACGGCCTCGGCAACTACGCCTCCGTCTTCACCGACGCCGCTCTGCGGGACTCGGTCGTCACCACGGTCCTGCTCACCGCGGGCGTCGTCATCGCCACCGTGGTCCTGGGACTGGCCCTGGCGCTGCTCCTGGACCGTACGTTCTTCGGCCGCGGCATGGTCCGCACGCTCCTGATCACGCCGTTCCTGCTCGTCCCCGTCTCCGCCGCGCTGCTGTGGAAGCACGCCCTCTACAACCCGGAGTACGGACTCTTCAACGGTGCCCTGAGCTGGATCGGCGACCTCTTCGGCGACACCTCCCCGGGCCAGCCCGACTGGATCGCCGACATGCCGCTGCTCGCGGTCATCGCCGCGCTGGTCTGGCAGTGGACGCCGTTCATGATGCTGATCCTGCTCGCCGGACTCCAGAGCCGGCCCGCCGAGGTCGTCGAGGCCGCGCGCCTCGACGGCGCGAGCGCCTGGCAGACCTTCCGCCACCTGACCCTGCCGCACCTGCGCCGGTACCTCGAACTCGGCGTCCTGCTCGGGGCCGTCCACATCGTGCAGAACTTCGACGCGGTGTTCACCCTCACCGCCGGCGGGCTCGGCACCGCCAACCTCCCCTACACGATCTACCAGACCTTCTACCAAGCCCACGAATACGGACTGGCGTCCGCCGCGGGGGTCGTCGTCGTGATCGGCACGATCATCATCGCCACCTTCGCGCTCCGGGTCGTCTCGTCCCTCTTCAGTGAGGAGGCGAACCGCGCATGA
- a CDS encoding ABC transporter substrate-binding protein has product MPHQQRRRGIRVRAVAGTAAMAFLAAGCAGAGGTSFGGGDALNVLMVNNPQMLQLQKLTARHFTQETGIKVNFTVLPENDVRDKISQDFSNQAGQYDVGTISNFEVPFFARNDWLHALDGYAEQDTAFDQKDILEPLRDSLTAEGKLYAEPFYGESSFLMYRKDVFEAEGLTMPEHPTWRQVAGLAAQVDGAEPGMKGICLRGLPGWGEVIAPLTTVVNTMGGTWFTKDWEPRLTSPEFKEATRFYVDLVREHGERGASQSGYAECLNNMTQGKTAMWYDATAGAGSLEASGSPVKGRIGYVAAPVEKTESSGWLYTWAWGIQKASKKADDAWKFVSWASGKEYEQLVGETSGWSNVPAGKRASTYENPAYLEEARAFADVTEQAISAADPLNPGTQPRPVPGIQFVGIPEFTDLGTKVAQEISAAIAGRQSVDQALATSQKLAEQVAKEYR; this is encoded by the coding sequence ATGCCCCACCAGCAACGACGCCGTGGAATCCGCGTGCGTGCGGTCGCGGGCACAGCAGCCATGGCGTTTCTGGCCGCCGGGTGCGCCGGAGCCGGCGGCACCTCCTTCGGAGGAGGTGACGCGCTGAACGTACTGATGGTGAACAACCCGCAGATGCTCCAGCTGCAGAAGCTCACCGCGCGGCACTTCACCCAGGAGACCGGCATCAAGGTCAACTTCACGGTGCTCCCGGAGAACGACGTCCGCGACAAGATCAGCCAGGACTTCTCCAACCAGGCGGGACAGTACGACGTCGGCACCATCAGCAACTTCGAGGTGCCCTTCTTCGCCAGGAACGACTGGCTGCACGCCCTCGACGGGTACGCCGAGCAGGACACCGCCTTCGACCAGAAGGACATCCTGGAACCGCTGCGGGACTCGCTCACCGCCGAAGGCAAGCTCTACGCCGAGCCCTTCTACGGCGAGTCGTCCTTCCTCATGTACCGCAAGGACGTCTTCGAGGCCGAGGGCCTCACGATGCCCGAGCACCCCACCTGGCGGCAGGTGGCCGGCCTCGCGGCACAGGTGGACGGCGCCGAACCCGGTATGAAGGGCATCTGCCTGCGTGGACTGCCGGGCTGGGGTGAGGTCATCGCCCCGCTCACCACCGTCGTCAACACCATGGGCGGCACCTGGTTCACGAAGGACTGGGAACCGCGGCTCACCTCCCCGGAGTTCAAGGAGGCCACCCGGTTCTACGTCGACCTGGTACGCGAGCACGGGGAGCGCGGCGCCTCCCAGTCCGGGTATGCCGAGTGCCTCAACAACATGACGCAGGGCAAGACCGCCATGTGGTACGACGCCACGGCCGGCGCCGGGTCGCTGGAGGCCTCCGGCTCCCCGGTGAAGGGCAGGATCGGCTACGTGGCCGCGCCGGTCGAGAAGACCGAGAGCTCCGGCTGGCTCTACACCTGGGCCTGGGGCATCCAGAAGGCATCCAAGAAGGCCGACGACGCCTGGAAGTTCGTCTCCTGGGCGTCGGGCAAGGAGTACGAGCAACTCGTCGGCGAGACCAGCGGCTGGTCGAACGTGCCCGCCGGCAAACGCGCCTCCACCTACGAGAACCCCGCCTACCTCGAGGAGGCCAGAGCCTTCGCCGACGTCACCGAACAGGCCATCTCCGCCGCCGACCCGCTGAACCCCGGCACCCAGCCCCGCCCCGTCCCCGGCATCCAGTTCGTCGGCATACCCGAGTTCACCGATCTCGGCACCAAGGTCGCGCAGGAGATCAGCGCCGCCATCGCCGGCCGCCAGTCCGTCGACCAGGCGCTCGCCACCTCCCAGAAGCTGGCCGAGCAGGTCGCCAAGGAGTACCGATGA
- a CDS encoding DeoR/GlpR family DNA-binding transcription regulator, translating to MGTEERRRGILETARRDGSVDVNRLAAEFQVAKETIRRDLSTLEEHGLVRRTHGGAYPVESAGFETTLAMRTTRHVPQKSRIAAAAADLLQDAETVFVDEGYTPQLIAEALPRDRPLTVVTASLAVATVLADAEKVSVLLLGGRVRSGTMATVDHWTTRMLADFVIDLAYVGANGISRRYGLTTPDPAVSEVKAQAMRSSRRRVFAGVHTKFGAVSFCRFAGVGDLEAVVTDTGLPAAEAQRYSLLGPNVIRV from the coding sequence GTGGGCACCGAGGAACGCCGCCGGGGAATTCTCGAGACGGCCCGACGCGACGGTTCGGTCGACGTGAACCGGCTGGCCGCAGAGTTCCAGGTGGCCAAGGAGACCATCAGACGCGATCTGAGCACCCTTGAGGAACACGGCCTCGTACGGCGTACCCACGGAGGCGCGTACCCCGTGGAGAGCGCGGGCTTCGAGACCACTCTCGCGATGCGCACCACACGCCACGTACCGCAGAAGTCACGGATCGCGGCCGCCGCCGCGGACCTGCTCCAGGACGCCGAGACCGTCTTCGTCGACGAGGGCTACACCCCCCAGCTCATCGCCGAGGCCCTGCCACGCGACCGGCCGCTGACCGTGGTCACCGCGTCCCTGGCCGTCGCGACGGTCCTCGCGGACGCGGAGAAGGTCTCCGTGCTCCTGCTCGGCGGACGCGTCCGCAGCGGCACGATGGCGACCGTGGACCACTGGACCACCCGCATGCTCGCCGACTTCGTCATCGACCTGGCGTACGTCGGTGCGAACGGCATCTCCCGCCGGTACGGGCTCACCACCCCCGACCCGGCTGTCAGCGAGGTCAAGGCGCAGGCCATGCGCAGTTCCCGCCGCCGCGTCTTCGCCGGCGTCCACACGAAGTTCGGAGCGGTGAGCTTCTGCCGCTTCGCCGGAGTCGGCGACCTGGAGGCCGTCGTCACCGACACCGGACTGCCCGCGGCCGAGGCCCAGCGCTACTCCCTCCTCGGCCCGAACGTCATCCGAGTCTGA